In a single window of the Nycticebus coucang isolate mNycCou1 chromosome 13, mNycCou1.pri, whole genome shotgun sequence genome:
- the LOC128563669 gene encoding transcription initiation factor TFIID subunit 12-like, which translates to MNQFGPSALINLSNFSSIKPEPASTPPQGSMANSTTVVKIPGTPGTGGRLSPENNQVLTKKKLQDLVREVDPNEQLDEDVEEIIKMLLQIADDFIESVVTAACQLAQHRKSSTLEVKDVQLHLEHQWNMWIPGFGSEEIRPYKKACTTEAHKQRMALIRKTTKK; encoded by the exons ATGAACCAGTTTGGCCCCTCTGCCCTAATCAACCTCTCCAACTTCTCATCCATAAAACCGGAACCAGCCAGCACCCCTCCACAAGGCTCCATGGCCAATAGCACTACAGTGGTAAAGATACCAGGCACTCCAGGGACAGGAGGTCGTCTTAGCCCCGAAAACAATCAGGTATTGACCAAGAAGAAATTACAGGACTTAGTAAGAGAAGTGGATCCTAATGAGCAGCTGGATGAAGATGTGGAGGA gattataaaaaTGCTGTTGCAGATTGCTGATGATTTTATCGAGAGTGTGGTGACAGCAGCCTGCCAGCTTGCTCAGCATCGCAAGTCCAGCACCTTGGAGGTGAAAGATGTCCAGCTGCATTTAGAGCACCAGTGGAACATGTGGATCCCAGGATTTGGCTCTGAAGAAATCCGACCCTACAAAAAAGCTTGCACCACAGAAGCTCATAAACAGAGAATGGCATTGATCCGAAAAACAACGAAGAAATAA